ATCCGCGCCGCCGCGGTCAGAAGCACGTCGATGCCCTTTTGATGATCCAGGCGCGCCAGCGTGATCGCCACTTTTTGTGTTGTGACGCCGAAACGCTTGCGCAGCGCTTCCCGTCGTCCTGTGGGCAACGGCACTATCCGCTCGACGTCAACATGATTCGGCACGATGACGATTCGCTCGGCCGGCAGGCCGAAAGATTCCACCAACACACGGCGGTTGGCTTCGCTCACTGCGATGTGAGCGCGCGACGCGCCGTAGACCGCCTCGATTCGCGCGCGCAGTTCCGGTTCCAGTGTGAAGGATGCGTCGACCAATTGCTCCGTCGCTGCGAACGGAATGCCCCGGCGCATCACGCACTCGCGCGCCGTCACGCCGGCCCAGGGCACCGGCAGTACGACGTGGACGAAATCCGGACCCAGCTCTTCGAGCAGGCCGTCGATTGCCGCCGTGCACTCCTGCTCCGGCCACTTCTTGTGGAGGGGGATACGCCGACAAGGAATATTCGCCTCGGCCATTCCGGCGGCGAGGCGGTCCGCTCCCTCATCCTGGTCGATCACGGCGTGAATCAACCAACCGGCGGCGCGGGCCGCGCGCGCTAATCCCGTCGTGTAGGTGTCGACGCCGCCGGGCGCGGTCGTATCGCAGATGATCAGGGCGCTTTTCATGGGACCAACGGTGCGGGCAGCCCGTGCTGCTTCGCGAGCGCCAGCGTATTGCGAACGAAGCCGGGGCTCGTGCCGCCCACGACGAGCGGCCGGTCGGCATCCGGTTTGAATTCCGCCAGGGGCCGTACCGGTATATCGAAAAGTTGCCCGACATCAGCAAACAAGCCTTCCGGCGGTTCGTAAATTGCGTCCACTTCCAGCGCGGCGTGCTGAGCGGCCCGGATCAAGCCCGGGATCTCCTTGCCCGCTCGCAGGATGCGGATGCCGTGAATTCCTTTACCCATGAGTTCAAAAAAGCAGGCGGCCGTGTCACGATGGGACAATACGAGGTCCAACACGCGCTCAGGCAGGGGGCTCCGATGTGCGTCGCCGCGCATTACTTTGCGGGGCAATGCTTCCAGACCGCGTCTAAATCCGGCGTATGCGCCACGTTTGGCGGCGAGGTAGCCGTAGCGAAAGACGATCCAACTGATAAAGCGCAGTGCCTCGTCGCGCGGCAGGAATTTCGTGGCCAAATACGCGTTGTTCGAAGTTAGACTCTCAATCATGTAGTCGAGGGATTTGCGTTGGGCGGGCTCGTGCCACACGTGGGCGCCGTCGACATAGCGCACCTGTAGATCGGCGGCGAGCACGCGGTAAGCCAAGTCGTATTCATCGACGTAACATTGGTATTCCGGATGATAGCCGCCCAAATCGAGTAG
This genomic window from Candidatus Lernaella stagnicola contains:
- a CDS encoding glycosyltransferase, whose amino-acid sequence is MKSALIICDTTAPGGVDTYTTGLARAARAAGWLIHAVIDQDEGADRLAAGMAEANIPCRRIPLHKKWPEQECTAAIDGLLEELGPDFVHVVLPVPWAGVTARECVMRRGIPFAATEQLVDASFTLEPELRARIEAVYGASRAHIAVSEANRRVLVESFGLPAERIVIVPNHVDVERIVPLPTGRREALRKRFGVTTQKVAITLARLDHQKGIDVLLTAAARIHDVDWLLWIAGVGPEAAALRTQAEESGVAKRVRWMGWRDDAVPLLAAADVFVLPSRYEGQPISLLEAMAAGIPVIATSVSGTPEALCDGELGTLVPPDNPAALAAALSRFLRGELPDQTHAARQHVLAHHNEKTNLAHTLALWDI
- a CDS encoding glycosyltransferase, yielding MRFVRGRADCALVIPTRDRTERLLATLARLGATPGPDVEVVVVDNGSVDSTVARVRKAHPDIQVLEMGANRGMAARNEGATRAESTVVLMLDDDSAPSAGTLEKLLEALQDPSLGIAACEVTLPNGEYEEGGSRHVHIGCGAAMRRDVLLDLGGYHPEYQCYVDEYDLAYRVLAADLQVRYVDGAHVWHEPAQRKSLDYMIESLTSNNAYLATKFLPRDEALRFISWIVFRYGYLAAKRGAYAGFRRGLEALPRKVMRGDAHRSPLPERVLDLVLSHRDTAACFFELMGKGIHGIRILRAGKEIPGLIRAAQHAALEVDAIYEPPEGLFADVGQLFDIPVRPLAEFKPDADRPLVVGGTSPGFVRNTLALAKQHGLPAPLVP